One segment of Thermosynechococcus sp. HN-54 DNA contains the following:
- the nth gene encoding endonuclease III — translation MAITRRLSAKQQRALEILTRLKRLYPNATCSLNFANPLQLLVATILSAQCTDERVNQVTPALFARYRDAEDFARADLAELEQYIKSTGFYRNKARHIQGACRRIVEVYGGQVPKVMEDLLSLPGVARKTANVVLAHGYGILGGVTVDTHVKRLSRRLGLTAETDPVKIERDLMRLIPQPDWENWSVRLIYHGRAVCQARQPQCEGCELIDLCATGRKLLPQS, via the coding sequence ATGGCTATTACCCGTCGCCTCTCCGCCAAGCAACAACGGGCACTGGAAATTCTCACCCGCCTTAAACGCCTCTATCCCAATGCCACCTGTAGCCTCAACTTTGCCAACCCATTGCAGCTGTTAGTGGCCACGATTCTCTCTGCCCAGTGTACGGATGAGCGGGTGAATCAAGTCACACCAGCGCTGTTTGCTCGCTATCGTGATGCCGAGGACTTTGCTAGGGCGGACTTAGCAGAGTTAGAACAATACATTAAGTCCACGGGGTTTTATCGCAACAAAGCTCGCCATATCCAAGGCGCCTGCCGCCGCATTGTCGAAGTCTATGGGGGTCAAGTGCCCAAGGTGATGGAGGATCTGCTGTCCCTACCGGGAGTTGCTCGGAAGACAGCCAATGTGGTTCTGGCTCACGGCTACGGCATTTTGGGGGGAGTCACCGTGGATACCCATGTGAAGCGTCTGAGTCGGCGGCTAGGTCTGACCGCAGAGACGGATCCAGTGAAGATTGAGCGGGATTTAATGCGCCTGATTCCCCAACCCGATTGGGAAAACTGGTCAGTTCGCTTGATTTACCATGGGCGGGCAGTTTGCCAAGCGCGCCAACCCCAGTGCGAAGGCTGCGAACTCATTGATTTGTGTGCGACGGGCAGGAAACTTTTGCCCCAGTCCTAG
- the gloB gene encoding hydroxyacylglutathione hydrolase, producing the protein MIIYRLNALTDNYIFLLHDPQTGTAAVVDPAEPEPVLAKLAALGATLTAIFNTHHHWDHVGANRALRSRFPDIEVYGSREDQGRIPEQTVFLSAGDRVPFGQAYFDVLFIPGHTRGHIAYYAPEMGDLFCGDTLFGGGCGRLFEGTPAQMLDSLNQLRQLPEQTRVWCAHEYTQKNLSFALTVEANNPALQERYAQVCRDRAQGKSTIPSTIGLEKATNPFLRCEVSTIQAAVGATTPLQTFTRLRGKRDQY; encoded by the coding sequence ATGATCATTTATCGCCTCAATGCCCTTACGGATAACTACATTTTTTTGCTCCATGATCCGCAAACAGGGACAGCGGCAGTGGTGGATCCGGCAGAGCCAGAACCTGTTCTTGCCAAATTAGCGGCATTGGGAGCAACGCTGACAGCGATTTTCAATACCCACCACCACTGGGATCATGTGGGTGCCAATCGTGCCCTGCGATCGCGCTTCCCCGACATCGAAGTCTATGGCAGCCGCGAAGATCAAGGCCGCATTCCAGAGCAAACGGTTTTTCTCAGTGCAGGCGATCGCGTTCCCTTTGGCCAAGCTTATTTTGACGTGCTCTTTATCCCCGGCCATACCCGCGGTCACATTGCCTATTATGCGCCAGAAATGGGCGACCTATTTTGCGGTGATACCCTCTTTGGCGGTGGCTGTGGACGTCTCTTTGAAGGCACACCAGCCCAGATGCTGGACTCTTTGAATCAACTGCGGCAACTACCGGAGCAGACACGAGTTTGGTGCGCTCACGAATATACGCAAAAGAACCTCAGCTTTGCCCTGACAGTGGAAGCCAATAATCCTGCGCTGCAAGAGCGCTATGCTCAAGTCTGTCGCGATCGCGCCCAAGGGAAAAGCACGATTCCTAGTACGATTGGCCTTGAGAAGGCAACAAATCCTTTTTTGCGCTGTGAGGTCAGCACCATTCAGGCGGCAGTGGGGGCGACCACACCCCTCCAGACCTTTACACGGTTGCGGGGTAAACGGGATCAATACTAG
- a CDS encoding serine protease — MGRWHSWPLVGMAIATVHIVQSLPSPAVTVTEVARIAKTITVLIEGGSSHGSGILLQRNGNTYTILTAYHVVEKAGQYTVKTVDGQRYAIRPNSVRRLPGVDLATLEIESSREYTLARLGNSVEAVEGMPVFVAGFPAQEASVLGGIYQFTEGRLTANASRPIQDGYALVYSNPTLPGMSGGPVLDEQGRLIGVHGSADIASTLVQEGGGSSTVFVKRGFNLGIPINTYLSLATPSRETTALPARTPLKAADYFLAAEEYFQRKNFTAAIDNYTRAIALNPNYSEAYLGRAVAQMFARVPNQDFNQLGEELGTKYLSRLTQGNPILKDAFPPNPPTPLLDTFVRNMAERPGTIQQDIARAITLNPQYTEAYGISSFLNLLLGNFGTAVADSDRALALSPNNRNLQMIQALALFLSGDFRRSIPVFDRLIAANPKSTDYHLLRGVAAFMMGDYALSRPSWTALTQLIPKDPMPFALRGVTYLLEENLKGSLPDLRQAAELYRQQGNMQSYNQMMEAIRQIENR, encoded by the coding sequence ATGGGGCGCTGGCACAGTTGGCCGTTAGTGGGAATGGCGATCGCCACCGTCCACATTGTTCAATCCCTCCCTAGCCCAGCGGTAACCGTCACAGAAGTGGCCCGCATTGCCAAAACTATCACCGTCCTCATTGAAGGTGGCAGCAGCCACGGCTCTGGTATTCTGCTACAGCGCAATGGCAACACCTATACCATCCTCACTGCCTACCATGTGGTGGAAAAAGCAGGCCAATACACTGTGAAAACCGTTGATGGTCAGCGCTATGCCATTCGCCCTAACTCAGTTCGTCGCTTACCCGGTGTTGATTTGGCAACGCTGGAAATTGAAAGTAGCCGAGAGTATACCCTTGCCAGACTGGGAAACTCTGTAGAAGCGGTGGAGGGCATGCCCGTTTTTGTGGCGGGTTTTCCTGCTCAGGAGGCCTCAGTTTTGGGTGGCATTTATCAATTTACTGAGGGACGGCTGACGGCCAATGCCTCGCGTCCGATTCAAGATGGCTATGCCTTGGTCTATAGCAATCCCACACTGCCGGGAATGAGTGGCGGCCCTGTCCTCGATGAACAAGGGCGTTTGATTGGGGTGCATGGCAGTGCCGATATTGCCTCCACCCTTGTGCAGGAAGGCGGTGGCTCCAGTACCGTCTTTGTGAAACGCGGTTTTAATCTCGGCATTCCCATCAATACCTACTTGAGTTTGGCCACACCGTCGCGGGAAACCACGGCTCTGCCTGCCCGGACTCCCTTGAAGGCAGCCGACTATTTCCTTGCCGCTGAGGAGTACTTCCAACGCAAAAATTTTACCGCCGCCATTGATAACTATACGCGGGCGATCGCCCTCAATCCCAACTACAGTGAAGCCTATCTCGGACGCGCCGTGGCGCAAATGTTTGCCCGTGTGCCGAACCAAGACTTTAATCAGCTCGGCGAAGAACTGGGCACCAAGTACTTGAGTCGTCTCACCCAGGGCAACCCCATTCTCAAGGATGCCTTTCCCCCCAACCCACCCACCCCACTGCTGGATACGTTTGTCCGCAATATGGCTGAACGCCCCGGCACGATTCAGCAAGACATTGCCAGAGCGATCACCCTCAATCCCCAGTACACCGAAGCCTATGGCATCAGTAGCTTTTTGAATTTGCTCCTCGGCAACTTTGGTACTGCTGTTGCGGATAGCGATCGCGCCCTTGCCCTCAGTCCCAACAACAGGAATTTACAGATGATTCAGGCATTGGCGCTCTTTCTCAGTGGTGATTTTCGCCGCAGTATCCCTGTGTTTGACCGTCTCATTGCTGCCAATCCCAAGAGTACCGACTATCATTTGCTACGGGGAGTTGCTGCCTTCATGATGGGAGACTATGCCCTGAGTCGCCCCAGTTGGACTGCCTTGACCCAACTCATCCCGAAAGATCCGATGCCCTTTGCCTTGCGAGGAGTGACATATCTTTTAGAAGAGAATTTGAAAGGCAGCCTCCCCGATCTGCGGCAAGCGGCTGAACTCTACCGCCAACAGGGGAACATGCAGTCCTACAACCAAATGATGGAGGCAATTCGCCAGATTGAGAACCGTTAG
- a CDS encoding 3'(2'),5'-bisphosphate nucleotidase CysQ gives MTTSPPLTSSQIWQINQLLRQAGQRARQLAQQPFEVIEKGRQDFATSIDRFLDRLLSQKFRAWFPEDGIISEENADSQAVFQEPKNRYWLIDPLDGTDDLIHHRQGYALMVGLLEHYSPVAGWIYAPNLDHLYYGGKDWGLFQMSSGGPPVPLLPVCPPSPSEDHCPIMIGYRDYRTYGDAIHRVLPQVQFRFLGSFGLKVIEVILGRAGLYLYLNQRVKLWDTTAPLALATAAGLVCTDLQGNPLRFDAAGLQGQTLAHQQPILIGWPEYIAALRSPLVEAITAVQLSLGSA, from the coding sequence ATGACGACTTCTCCCCCCCTGACTTCTAGCCAAATCTGGCAGATCAATCAACTCCTGCGCCAAGCGGGGCAGCGGGCACGGCAACTCGCACAGCAACCCTTTGAGGTGATTGAAAAGGGACGCCAAGACTTTGCCACCAGTATTGATCGCTTCTTGGATCGGCTGCTAAGTCAGAAATTTCGCGCTTGGTTTCCTGAGGATGGCATCATCAGCGAGGAAAATGCTGACTCCCAAGCGGTCTTTCAAGAACCGAAAAATCGCTACTGGCTGATTGATCCCCTCGATGGCACTGACGATCTGATTCACCATCGCCAAGGCTACGCTCTCATGGTGGGTCTGCTGGAGCACTACAGTCCGGTGGCGGGTTGGATCTATGCCCCCAATCTGGATCATCTCTACTACGGCGGTAAAGATTGGGGACTCTTTCAGATGAGCAGTGGTGGGCCCCCTGTTCCCCTCTTACCCGTTTGCCCGCCTTCCCCTAGTGAAGACCATTGCCCGATCATGATTGGCTATCGCGACTACCGCACCTACGGCGATGCAATTCATCGGGTCTTGCCCCAAGTCCAATTTCGCTTTTTGGGCAGTTTTGGCCTCAAGGTGATTGAAGTGATTTTGGGGCGGGCAGGACTGTACCTCTACTTGAACCAACGGGTCAAGCTCTGGGACACCACAGCCCCCTTGGCTTTAGCAACAGCAGCAGGTTTGGTGTGCACCGACTTGCAGGGAAATCCCTTGCGCTTTGATGCCGCAGGCTTACAGGGACAGACCCTTGCCCATCAGCAACCGATCCTCATTGGCTGGCCAGAGTATATCGCTGCCTTGCGATCGCCCTTGGTGGAGGCGATTACGGCGGTTCAACTGTCCCTTGGCTCTGCCTAG
- a CDS encoding GIY-YIG nuclease family protein, which produces MSLPAPTLAELPFHPYIDGSGRVAPDLKGAIGLYAIFDATGSVQYIGYSRDVRLSLLQHLVRCPQQCRGYKAIAIERPDRPWLEAVKQQWLAELGTVPLGNDRDRPQWETAIDVKERMTAAERTAWLSADPLTQPKLLKQVARRVEAEILEHLRQRSLQEPLVFNAKLKESGRLDLK; this is translated from the coding sequence ATGAGCCTTCCTGCGCCGACTTTGGCTGAATTGCCCTTCCATCCCTACATTGATGGTTCAGGGCGGGTGGCACCTGATCTCAAGGGGGCGATCGGTCTCTATGCCATTTTTGATGCCACTGGCAGCGTGCAGTACATTGGCTATTCGCGGGATGTGCGACTGAGTTTGCTCCAACACCTTGTGCGCTGTCCCCAGCAGTGTCGTGGCTATAAGGCGATCGCCATTGAACGCCCCGATCGCCCGTGGCTAGAAGCCGTAAAACAACAGTGGCTAGCGGAATTGGGAACTGTACCCCTCGGCAACGATCGCGATCGCCCCCAGTGGGAAACTGCCATTGATGTCAAAGAGCGCATGACGGCAGCAGAACGCACTGCATGGCTCAGTGCTGATCCATTGACCCAACCAAAACTGCTAAAACAGGTGGCACGGCGGGTTGAGGCCGAGATTCTGGAGCACCTACGGCAGCGATCGCTACAGGAGCCGCTGGTTTTTAACGCCAAACTAAAGGAAAGTGGACGGCTGGACCTCAAATGA
- a CDS encoding cache domain-containing protein — MLGWRQRWSRLLWSISGRLLLVMLLISLLPMGMVVLYNQTESAEMMKRLEINALQLLAIGKARSLDHLFQDALNDALLVANDSDVRYFLRSGSHSAIEQATMTNFLEDVRNLNPAYYQVILLNRDGQAIAGTRGTRLGLDYKNTPLWQQSATANYFISRVKINSAIAQRPLFIVFQTIVDSNNERLGAVLLPLQATAVKDIVTYLVPDIHGESFLIDDHGLILSTTNPHLNLHSIDPLPPKIRDHYFLLTLPQPISPVAEVHYTLRNVFLKAKSKQVGALLTSPSSQGDADYIYAYAPLTRHQGVVVVSVRLRQFLAPLERLATQGFFSLLLVGVGVILISLIVARSITKPIRALVSAVHALKHDQFDQFDPRVLRQYAQGSDDMAELAQVFLEMAQAVEQRQDQLEEELSELKIEIDQEKRKKSVAEITSTDYFQELRQRAQQLRQRAHTKSPPTATHPQIRHTEDDERENDPHDPPLPT; from the coding sequence ATGCTTGGGTGGCGACAGCGTTGGTCAAGGCTTTTGTGGTCCATTTCGGGGCGGCTGCTGCTCGTGATGCTGCTAATTTCCCTATTACCGATGGGGATGGTGGTGCTCTACAACCAAACTGAAAGCGCTGAGATGATGAAGCGCTTAGAAATTAATGCCCTGCAACTGCTAGCGATCGGCAAAGCCCGTTCCCTTGATCACCTTTTTCAGGATGCCCTCAATGATGCTCTCTTGGTAGCCAATGACAGTGACGTACGGTATTTCCTCAGGAGTGGTAGCCATAGCGCCATCGAGCAAGCGACGATGACCAACTTTCTCGAGGATGTCAGGAACCTGAACCCAGCCTATTATCAGGTGATTCTCCTCAACCGTGATGGCCAAGCGATCGCAGGAACCCGAGGCACTCGTCTAGGCCTAGACTACAAGAACACCCCCCTCTGGCAGCAGTCGGCAACAGCAAATTACTTTATTTCTCGGGTCAAAATCAATAGTGCGATCGCCCAGCGCCCCCTCTTTATTGTCTTCCAAACAATTGTTGATAGCAATAATGAACGATTAGGGGCGGTTCTATTGCCTCTACAAGCGACCGCAGTCAAAGACATCGTGACCTACCTAGTGCCCGATATTCACGGTGAATCTTTTCTGATTGATGATCACGGTCTGATTCTCAGCACGACGAATCCCCACCTGAATCTTCATAGCATTGATCCACTCCCCCCCAAGATTCGCGACCATTATTTTCTCTTGACACTGCCTCAACCCATTTCCCCAGTGGCAGAGGTTCACTATACCCTGCGCAATGTCTTTCTCAAGGCCAAATCAAAACAGGTCGGTGCTCTCCTCACCAGTCCTTCTTCCCAAGGGGACGCCGACTATATCTATGCCTATGCGCCCCTGACCCGCCATCAGGGCGTTGTTGTGGTCAGTGTACGGTTGCGCCAGTTTCTAGCGCCCTTAGAGCGGTTGGCTACCCAAGGTTTCTTCAGTCTTCTCTTGGTTGGTGTTGGGGTCATTCTCATTTCCCTGATTGTGGCTCGTTCAATTACTAAGCCGATTCGTGCCCTTGTCAGTGCTGTCCACGCCCTCAAGCATGACCAGTTTGACCAGTTTGATCCCAGAGTTCTCAGGCAATATGCCCAAGGGAGTGATGACATGGCAGAACTGGCTCAAGTCTTTTTGGAGATGGCACAGGCGGTAGAGCAGCGCCAAGATCAACTGGAGGAGGAACTGAGTGAGCTAAAAATCGAAATTGACCAAGAAAAACGAAAAAAATCCGTTGCCGAAATTACCAGCACTGACTACTTCCAAGAACTGCGTCAACGGGCACAACAACTGCGCCAACGGGCCCACACCAAATCCCCCCCTACTGCTACACATCCACAGATACGGCATACTGAGGATGACGAACGTGAAAATGATCCACATGATCCACCACTGCCGACATGA
- the rodA gene encoding rod shape-determining protein RodA, whose translation MFWTTRLWQRRWSAWLHPWWGMDWLLLIAVWLITLLGAVAIHSAELHIGEKDGFQHLAIAGVGTILLFLLARVPTSVFISFHWWVYGLSCALLLAVSLFGVEANGAQSWLPIAGFNLQPSEFAKISIILTQAALLQRVPANGLSGILRVFAATVLPLGLILSEPDLGTSLVFGAITLGMLYWANARLGWIVLMLSPLVAAILFALPLPYELNLVLWFLWTLGMGVVAWQSLPLGWIGAIGGIVLNLSGAGLGQLLWSVLKDYQKDRLLMFLDPDKDPLGAGYHLIQSRIAIGAGGLWGRGLLHGTQTQLGFIPEQHTDFIFSAIGEELGFLGGLLVLGLFWLIGLRLLQIANSARDDFGSLLAIGLFSMLMFQAVVNIGMTMNLFPVTGIPLPFLSYGRSALLATYIGLGLVQSVANHRPRSRY comes from the coding sequence ATGTTTTGGACAACTCGGCTATGGCAACGCCGCTGGTCTGCTTGGCTCCACCCTTGGTGGGGGATGGATTGGCTCCTTTTAATTGCAGTATGGCTGATTACGCTGTTGGGGGCAGTGGCTATTCACAGTGCCGAGTTGCACATTGGCGAAAAGGATGGCTTCCAACATCTGGCGATCGCGGGCGTGGGGACGATTTTGCTTTTCCTACTGGCACGGGTGCCGACATCGGTCTTTATCTCATTCCATTGGTGGGTCTATGGCCTCAGTTGTGCCCTCCTACTGGCTGTGAGCTTATTTGGTGTTGAAGCTAACGGTGCCCAAAGTTGGCTGCCTATTGCTGGCTTTAACCTCCAGCCTTCAGAATTTGCCAAAATCTCGATCATCCTCACCCAAGCTGCCCTACTCCAGCGGGTGCCCGCCAACGGCCTCAGCGGCATTCTACGGGTGTTTGCGGCAACGGTCTTGCCCCTAGGGTTGATTTTATCGGAACCTGATCTGGGGACTTCCCTTGTGTTTGGCGCCATCACCTTGGGCATGCTCTATTGGGCCAATGCCCGTTTGGGCTGGATTGTGCTGATGCTCTCCCCTTTGGTGGCGGCGATTCTCTTTGCCCTACCACTGCCCTATGAACTGAATCTGGTGCTGTGGTTCCTATGGACATTAGGGATGGGAGTTGTGGCATGGCAAAGCCTTCCCTTGGGGTGGATTGGGGCGATCGGCGGCATTGTTCTGAATCTTTCGGGGGCAGGGTTGGGGCAATTGCTGTGGAGCGTGCTCAAGGACTATCAAAAAGACCGCCTCTTAATGTTTTTAGACCCCGATAAGGATCCCTTGGGGGCAGGCTATCACCTGATCCAATCCCGCATTGCCATTGGCGCAGGTGGACTGTGGGGGCGGGGTCTATTGCACGGTACCCAGACACAGCTGGGGTTTATTCCCGAACAACACACTGATTTTATTTTTTCAGCCATTGGCGAAGAATTAGGCTTTTTAGGCGGCTTACTCGTTTTAGGACTATTTTGGTTGATTGGCCTGCGGTTATTGCAAATTGCCAATAGTGCCCGTGATGATTTTGGCTCGCTCCTTGCCATTGGTCTCTTTTCCATGCTGATGTTCCAAGCGGTGGTCAATATCGGCATGACCATGAACCTATTTCCTGTGACAGGCATTCCTTTGCCCTTCCTCAGCTATGGCCGTTCTGCCCTTTTGGCAACCTATATTGGTTTGGGCTTGGTGCAATCGGTGGCTAACCATCGCCCGCGATCGCGCTACTGA
- a CDS encoding DUF3285 domain-containing protein — protein sequence MNKSPEPVSSPAEQPSYVKLAMRNMVRKGRKSLTHFALTSIGLLALLVGVSYLTR from the coding sequence ATGAACAAGTCCCCAGAACCCGTGTCCTCCCCTGCCGAGCAGCCCAGTTATGTCAAATTGGCCATGCGGAACATGGTGCGCAAGGGACGCAAATCCCTCACCCATTTTGCCCTCACGAGTATTGGCTTGCTGGCCCTGTTGGTGGGTGTGTCCTATCTTACCCGTTAG
- the ybeY gene encoding rRNA maturation RNase YbeY translates to MRVTVYLELHDPALPAEVAALPWQTWFSTWIAMVEPNQAKEYELTLRLTTDAEIQVLNCQYRDRDTPTDVLAFATRDDALPLPLGEPEYLGDIIISGDTARRQAIEGGHALSLEVTWLACHGLLHLLGWDHPDDAQLARMLAQQAQCLEAVGLIPPVVLK, encoded by the coding sequence ATGAGGGTTACCGTCTATCTAGAACTCCACGATCCGGCGCTTCCAGCTGAGGTCGCAGCGCTCCCTTGGCAAACGTGGTTTAGTACGTGGATTGCCATGGTTGAACCGAATCAGGCGAAAGAATATGAGCTGACATTGCGTTTGACAACCGATGCCGAAATTCAAGTTCTTAATTGTCAGTATCGCGATCGCGATACCCCCACAGATGTACTCGCCTTTGCCACCCGCGATGACGCCCTCCCGCTGCCCCTAGGGGAACCTGAATATCTTGGGGACATCATTATTTCTGGCGATACTGCTCGTCGGCAAGCCATAGAAGGCGGGCATGCTCTATCGCTAGAGGTGACGTGGCTTGCCTGCCATGGCCTCCTCCACCTCCTAGGCTGGGATCATCCCGATGACGCGCAATTGGCACGCATGCTGGCTCAGCAAGCTCAGTGCCTCGAAGCAGTGGGTCTCATACCCCCCGTTGTCCTCAAATGA
- a CDS encoding diacylglycerol kinase — protein MTQKVLASYTDKASGTTVLRQRSYRVASSLLNSFCYAWAGVVYAFQTQRNFRIHTAVGLSAIALSGLLKLPPVEVAVILLTIGIVMGLELLNTALEAVVDLTVGKEYHELARIAKDCAAGAVLLSAMAAVGVAIALIVPPLVYPIVGTLL, from the coding sequence ATGACACAAAAAGTTCTTGCGTCCTATACTGACAAAGCATCAGGGACAACTGTGCTGCGACAGCGCTCCTATCGGGTGGCCTCCTCTCTACTGAATAGTTTCTGCTATGCATGGGCAGGGGTGGTCTATGCCTTTCAGACTCAGCGCAATTTTCGGATTCACACCGCAGTTGGTCTTAGCGCGATCGCCCTCAGTGGTCTGCTCAAACTTCCCCCCGTTGAGGTGGCAGTGATTTTGCTCACGATTGGTATTGTCATGGGGTTGGAGTTACTCAATACCGCCCTTGAAGCAGTGGTCGATCTCACTGTTGGCAAGGAATACCATGAACTTGCTCGTATTGCCAAAGATTGTGCGGCTGGCGCCGTGCTGCTGAGTGCAATGGCAGCCGTAGGGGTAGCGATAGCCTTAATTGTGCCTCCCTTAGTTTACCCGATTGTCGGGACGTTGTTATAA
- the ychF gene encoding redox-regulated ATPase YchF, whose protein sequence is MLRAGIVGLPNVGKSTLFNALVANAKAEAANFPFCTIEPNVGVVAVPDERLEVLAKISQSAQIVPTRVEFVDIAGLVKGASKGEGLGNQFLANIREVDAIVHVVRCFEDEDIVHVAGRVNPVEDIAVINLELALADLAQIEKRIERTRKAARSQKEAQIELTALEKLLGVLNEGQPARLCPLTEEEEAAIRFLGLLTRKPVIYAANVAEQDLATGNQWTAAVQEIAKQEGAEVVIVSAQVEAELVDLPEGDRAEYLASLGVSEGGLRSLIRSTYKLLGLQTFFTTGPKETRAWTIPAGAKAPQAAGVIHSDFERGFIRAETVSYADLVACQSMTVAKEKGLVRSEGKDYVVQEGDVMLFRFNV, encoded by the coding sequence ATGCTACGCGCGGGAATTGTCGGCCTACCGAATGTGGGCAAATCAACGCTATTTAATGCCCTTGTGGCCAATGCTAAGGCTGAGGCAGCCAATTTCCCTTTCTGCACAATTGAACCCAATGTCGGTGTGGTAGCCGTCCCCGATGAACGGCTAGAGGTACTAGCAAAAATTTCCCAATCAGCGCAGATTGTGCCGACGCGGGTGGAGTTTGTGGATATTGCGGGTTTGGTGAAGGGAGCCAGCAAAGGGGAAGGATTGGGCAACCAGTTCTTGGCAAATATTCGCGAGGTGGATGCCATTGTTCATGTGGTGCGCTGCTTTGAAGATGAGGATATTGTCCACGTGGCAGGTCGCGTCAATCCTGTCGAGGATATTGCGGTCATTAACTTAGAGTTGGCACTGGCGGACTTAGCGCAAATCGAAAAGCGCATTGAACGTACCCGTAAGGCAGCGCGATCGCAAAAAGAGGCTCAGATTGAACTCACGGCTCTTGAAAAGCTCCTTGGCGTACTGAATGAGGGACAGCCGGCCCGTCTTTGCCCGCTCACGGAGGAGGAAGAAGCTGCCATTCGCTTTCTTGGCTTGCTCACCCGTAAGCCGGTGATCTATGCCGCCAATGTGGCTGAGCAGGATTTGGCCACTGGGAATCAATGGACAGCGGCTGTGCAGGAGATAGCGAAGCAGGAGGGGGCGGAGGTGGTGATTGTCTCAGCTCAGGTAGAGGCAGAATTAGTGGATTTGCCAGAGGGCGATCGCGCTGAATATCTCGCCAGTTTGGGCGTCAGTGAAGGAGGTTTGCGATCACTGATTCGCTCAACCTATAAACTTCTTGGCCTGCAAACCTTCTTTACCACAGGACCAAAGGAAACCCGAGCGTGGACAATTCCAGCAGGTGCCAAGGCACCCCAAGCGGCAGGCGTCATTCACAGTGACTTTGAGCGGGGCTTTATTCGCGCTGAGACGGTGAGCTACGCAGACTTAGTGGCTTGTCAGTCCATGACAGTAGCTAAGGAAAAAGGCCTAGTACGCAGTGAAGGCAAAGATTATGTTGTGCAGGAGGGAGATGTGATGCTCTTCCGCTTCAACGTTTAG